TCGGCACGGGCGGGGAGCGAGGCAAGGATCTCCTCACCGGGGAGCTGGTCGAAGAGCACAACATCCGCTGCATCGATCACAGCCCGGCCCCGCTGCGTGAGCAGGCCTTCGCTACCGGGGCCGGAGCCCACCAGATACACTTTACCGTTCATGGATATACCTCGTTGCTGATCCCCAGTTCCCTGCAGGCATCTTCGATCAGATCCTGTGCTTTGCCTTTGAGCAGCCGGCCCTGTTCCCGGGCCTGTTCGATGGAGGTCACATCCGTCTCGATCCGTTCCGTCCTTGTCCCATCCAGCGAGAGCACTTCAGCGATGAGGTGGCCGGCCCGGCAATAGATCCCGAGTGGTGTATAACATCCCCCGCCCAGCTGTTCCATCACCGCCCGTTCGATCAGCACATCGGTGCGGGTCTGGGGGTGATCGAGAGCGGAGAGCACTTCCATGAGCGAGGGATCAGCCCGGCTCACAACTGCAATCGTGCCCTGGTTAGGAGATGGGACGAATTTTTCCGGGGGGAACCGTTCTCCGGGTAACCGGATACCGAGCCGGGTCAGCCCTGCCTCGGCAAGGATGATCGCATCATATTCTCTTTCGTTCAGCTTCCGGATACGGGTATCGACATTGCCCCGGAGATCTTTTACCGTAAGATCCGGGTCGTGCCGGAGCAGCTGGGCACGCCTCCGGGTGCTCGAGGTCCCGATAATTTTTACCTTTCCCAGCGGGCCATTGTGGGCAATATAATCCGCAGGGGAATCGCGCTTGAGCACGGCGGCTGTGAAGAGA
The sequence above is drawn from the Methanomicrobiales archaeon HGW-Methanomicrobiales-1 genome and encodes:
- a CDS encoding hydroxymethylbilane synthase is translated as MSIRIGTRGSKLALAQTETVMKKLSALDIPSEKIIINTQGDTTTQVPLHAIGGQGVFVRALDDAILANEIDCAVHSMKDIPAYRPHGLFTAAVLKRDSPADYIAHNGPLGKVKIIGTSSTRRRAQLLRHDPDLTVKDLRGNVDTRIRKLNEREYDAIILAEAGLTRLGIRLPGERFPPEKFVPSPNQGTIAVVSRADPSLMEVLSALDHPQTRTDVLIERAVMEQLGGGCYTPLGIYCRAGHLIAEVLSLDGTRTERIETDVTSIEQAREQGRLLKGKAQDLIEDACRELGISNEVYP